The following coding sequences are from one Pararge aegeria chromosome 13, ilParAegt1.1, whole genome shotgun sequence window:
- the LOC120628835 gene encoding zinc finger HIT domain-containing protein 3: protein MSCVQCSNESKYKCPTCREPYCSVACCKLHKEMLCSPPPQPPAPQEQPQNHTFEFDFPTEDTVTTEKLKLLEESKELRKCLENPHVRQILEILDTAPHPDVLINEYMQEPIFTEFVDACLSVVQCKSDYS, encoded by the exons aTGAGCTGTGTGCAATGCAGTAATGAATCAAAATATAAATGCCCTACATGTAGAGAGCCCTA TTGCTCAGTTGCCTGCTGCAAACTTCACAAGGAGATGCTGTGCTCACCACCACCGCAACCACCAGCACCACAAGAACAGCCTCAGAATCATACTTTTGAGTTTGATTTTCCTACAGAAGACACTGTTACTACTGAAAAACTGAAACTGCTAG AAGAGtcaaaagaattaagaaaatgttTAGAAAATCCACATGTAAGACAAATACTAGAAATATTAGACACAGCTCCTCATCCAgatgttttaataaatgaatacatgCAAGAGCCAATTTTTACAGAATTTGTAGATGCCTGTTTGAGTGTTGTTCAATGTAAAAGTgattatagttaa
- the LOC120628612 gene encoding uncharacterized protein LOC120628612, whose product MDEEPPSPVKKLRSPLLDKSFNNKTSITCMQVPEGLFESKAAEKHFSKFGKVLRIRLLPKKHMCIVEYDQQTSAERAVLNAGAFDGFMFDVTRTKPRVRRKSKRDDDPDWLPDLDVKAELSAMVGAPAYRITRQKPMELAVPRRQSLDLKVPVRKKTIIETPKKIKPPKYQPASGIESPVAVITVPTSLTTSEAAIELHRLRSRISLTSDEKWRTLDARDRVLRAWGGAGSRVKVGGATIGTCPDMCPEKELLHRLSEHQVMTLETVIDSDGVLEPWRAVKQYSRSSADQEIPMCYELRPASVLMRTSAYLLHEIADTTRQVTLADWFHFMWDRFRGIRKDITQQALCCSESIRLVEICARFHAHCAARLADLENTQFDQKLNTDNLTKCLQTLKHMYADVGPECKPNEAEFRGYIALLNLGDANFLWEIKQLPQIIQKSQSIMFAIQIYTTLDNNNYVKFFRLVQEKATYLQACILLRYFNDVRARALARIVKAYAPRGGSRYPAEDLMNTLAFESVENMKSFVNHYGLRFSKTNTELTVILNRNHFIEDSDPYPLSRAINLIEIKRQCTVGEVISGGQLPLYNYAGHDLYSSFNTDGRLKETALIAEDLGYNTLNDSNKHVQALKLELQKLLQGRSFENIERVAEPAKNIVRTEAKQRKEFNTFTKTTIETPVSKLFSFQPATPVAPTEVITNSPEKVLPESSKNLFTFSKPQETKANVRAKDLMGSVFAAKSIIEPKINTDSKNVFTNANVRGNMFTNVKDAFKTTEPSNVFQNASVVKSIFGQQNDINSQENKTGNVINKNIFASTNTNLFSQTGANKNIFSNAVTNLFSNSHNVEKSANLFAKPQESLQPNIFGSNEKTQTLLDPQSIFKAENINKNISNGDTAVMSPSSLFKSANEPALVTNYTIFQTKNKAPTVADNIFNSVQSKDDVYEFVNSDNDNNYLQSNAERDFQQEERKRQEEEIKRQEEERQRLEEEERKRQEQERQRQEEIKLLELKRKEEEQRKQEELRLEELRKIEEKRKKEEQVRQEELRKKIEEEKIMELKRQAEEQERQFKERVEKESLELIDELVREVNDETIHVILNEEVERLMKLVSYAKEITEDILTELSNEICVSEIKAEIFRTRKMSQKWFHIWRNQFIRNCKRRTLLEDTPVWLTNNNHQIEAKFLRRATEEAALSNMNAIHRGYRFVGELKSIPPPKPYNIVDLIRSPLLKRMKQIEHPYDKCFFWKVTLVTSSTKWLYRKIHIEKWIKEAMGDSKNHEISNTLIHVGKQSWNNLIDFAVSVSLIKSEDFSIANEALNGTNGVIFYATENDNNYIEVIEQTLKHKYQYQIVPIAVIIAESHEPMQLKYINEKLTLFRNNGTISDYKFFSVELTNIANSINTCTKSALKWLAKNSPKTPSLEIDHLKSICQRYLGNEIWYKLKCEKDKRTETVLKSLHKLVACYNVAVDKLTQVITDEDLFNYPSFPLEFDQYLDKMSPYPKPYEFIPSNVKQSDNTIAIINIMQKLKLPDPNNAFPKSICNMQEQIRKYCNQIGWFSDPEEVVCKVVAILPSELVDTSIPSDQFSQYFHNYDLIDLLNVIVYAKINSLDNFENRFAMYKKPVLDEYRNIHWLFEIEVYSKAKHKVLEYEDELDYFIEAKRRRLDEDSQEYLMLEENDTSNVEQSIQMADINISAFDTYKDAVSQLEDQLNEEKKKSDELEQLLRSALSNV is encoded by the exons ATTGGCTCCCAGACCTAGATGTAAAAGCAGAGCTATCAGCTATGGTTGGAGCGCCAGCATACAGAATCACTCGGCAAAAAC caATGGAGCTTGCAGTACCAAGAAGACAATCGTTGGACTTAAAAGTGCCTGTGAGAAAAAAGACTATTATAGaaacaccaaaaaaaattaaaccacccaagta TCAACCAGCCAGTGGTATTGAATCTCCTGTAGCGGTGATAACAGTTCCTACCAGTCTCACTACCTCAGAGGCAGCAATTGAACTGCATAGACTTCGCTCTAGGATCTCCTTAACGTCTGATGAGAAATGGAGAACTCTGGATGCAAGGGACAG AGTGCTAAGAGCCTGGGGAGGAGCAGGCTCCAGGGTGAAAGTAGGCGGTGCTACCATCGGAACGTGCCCAGATATGTGTCCGGAAAAAGAATTGCTACATAGATTATCGGAACATCAG GTTATGACGCTAGAAACAGTCATTGACTCTGACGGCGTGCTGGAGCCTTGGCGTGCGGTGAAACAGTACAGTAGAAGCTCTGCCGACCAGGAGATACCTATGTGCTATGAGTTAAGACCGGCCAGCGTTCTTATGCGCACCAGTGCTTATTTGCTGCACGAGATAGCTGATACTACACGGCAG GTGACGCTAGCAGACTGGTTCCATTTCATGTGGGATCGATTTCGAGGAATTCGGAAAGACATTACTCAACAGGCTCTTTGTTGTTCAG AATCCATACGCCTGGTTGAGATTTGTGCTCGTTTCCATGCGCACTGCGCCGCTCGCCTCGCTGACCTTGAAAATACACAGTTTGACCAAAAATTGAACACTGACAATCTCACCAAGTGTCTGCAAACCCTCAaacacatgtatgcagatgttGGGCCCGAGTGTAAACCCAACGAGGCAGAGTTCCGGGGGTACATCGCGCTCCTGAATCTCGGAGACGCGAACTTCTTGTGGGAG attAAACAATTACCACAGATCATCCAAAAATCTCAATCTATCATGTTCGCCATTCAAATATACACAACACTTGATAACAACAATTACGTGAAATTCTTCCGTCTCGTTCAAGAAAAAGCTACATATCTTCAAGCATGTATTCTTCTGCGATATTTCAATGACGTGAGGGCACGAGCGTTAGCGAGGATTGTGAAAGCATATGCACCCAGAGGAGGTTCCCGATATCCTGCAGAAGATCTAATGAACACCCTCGCTTTTGAATCAGTCGAAAACATGAAGTCATTTGTTAATCATTATGGTTTGCGATTTTCGAAAACTAATACAGAGCTTACTGTTATTTTGAACAGAAATCACTTCATTGAAGATAGTGATCCATACCCTCTTTCTAGAGCTATAAATCTGATAGAAATTAAGCGACAATGTACTGTTGGCGAAGTTATTTCGGGTGGTCAACTTCCACTTTACAATTATGCGGGACATGATCTTTATTCGAGTTTCAATACAGACGGAAGATTAAAAGAAACTGCATTAATTGCTGAAGATTTAGGTTATAATACCCTAAATGACAGCAATAAACATGTGCAGGCATTAAAATTAGAATTGCAAAAATTATTACAAGGAAGAAGCTTTGAGAATATAGAAAGAGTGGCAGAACCGGccaaaaatatcgtgagaacgGAAGCAAAGCAAAGAAAAGAATTTAACACATTTACTAAAACCACGATTGAGACACCTGTAAGCAAATTATTCTCATTCCAACCAGCTACACCAGTTGCCCCGACAGAGGTTATAACTAATTCTCCTGAAAAAGTCTTACCGGAGAGTTCCAAAAATTTATTCACCTTTTCGAAACCACAGGAAACTAAAGCAAACGTACGTGCAAAAGACTTAATGGGTAGTGTATTTGCAGCTAAATCTATTATTgaaccaaaaataaatacagatagtaaaaatgtttttactaaTGCAAATGTAAGAGGCAACATGTTTACCAATGTCAAAGATGCATTTAAAACTACTGAACCCAGTAATGTATTCCAAAATGCGTCAGTTGTAAAGTCTATATTTGGACAGCAAAACGATATTAATTCACAGGAAAACAAAACAGGAAATGTAATTAACAAGAATATTTTTGCAAGCACTAACActaatttattttctcaaactggtgctaataaaaacatattttcgaATGCAGTAACCAATTTATTCAGCAACTCTCATAATGTAGAAAAAAGTGCTAATCTATTTGCAAAACCACAAGAATCACTACAGCCTAATATCTTTGGATCAAATGAAAAAACACAGACTCTTTTAGATCCGCAATCTATTTTTAAGGCGgagaacattaataaaaatatctctaaTGGTGATACTGCAGTAATGTCACCAAGCAGCTTATTCAAAAGCGCGAATGAACCTGCATTAGTTACCAATTACACAATTTTTCAAACCAAAAATAAAGCACCAACAGTGGccgataatatttttaattctgtacAATCAAAAGACGACGTTTATGAATTTGTCAATAGTGACAACGATAATAACTACCTACAAAGCAATGCTGAGCGAGATTTTCAACAGGAAGAAAGGAAGCGTCAAGAAGAAGAAATTAAACGCCAAGAAGAAGAAAGACAGCGCCTAGAGGAGGAAGAACGAAAACGCCAAGAACAAGAAAGACAGCGCCAGGAAGAAATAAAACTTCTTGAAttgaaaagaaaagaagaagaacaacGAAAACAAGAGGAGCTTAGGCTGGAAGAACTAAGGAAAATCGAAGAAAAGCGTAAAAAAGAAGAGCAGGTGAGACAAGAagaattacgaaaaaaaatagaGGAAGAAAAAATAATGGAATTAAAACGGCAGGCAGAGGAGCAGGAAAGACAATTTAAGGAAAGAGTAGAAAAAGAATCTTTAGAACTTATAGATGAACTTGTAAGAGAGGTCAATGATGAAACTattcatgttattttaaatgaagAGGTTGAACGCTTAATGAAATTGGTTTCTTATGCTAAGGAAATCACTGAAGATATACTTACCGAATTATCTAATGAAATCTGCGTATCGGAAATAAAAGCTGAAATATTTCGAACTAGGAAAATGTCGCAAAAGTGGTTTCATATTTGGAGAAATCAATTTATTAGGAACTGTAAAAGACGAACTCTGTTAGAGGATACGCCGGTTTggttaacaaataataatcacCAAATAGAAGCCAAATTTCTGAGACGTGCAACAGAAGAAGCGGCGTTGAGTAATATGAATGCTATTCATAGAGGGTACAGGTTTGTAGGTGAATTGAAATCAATACCTCCTCCAAAACCGTACAACATTGTAGATTTAATACGATCACCTCTTTTAAAACGCATGAAGCAAATTGAACATCCATAtgataagtgttttttttggaAAGTAACTTTAGTAACATCTAGTACAAAATGGCTTTATAGGAAAATTCATATTGAAAAATGGATAAAGGAAGCAATGGGTGACAGTAAAAATCATGAAATTAGTAACACACTTATCCACGTAGGAAAACAATCATGGAATAATTTAATAGACTTTGCTGTTTCTGTTAGTTTAATCAAAAGTGAAGATTTTAGTATTGCCAATGAAGCATTAAACGGTACAAATGGTGTAATATTTTATGCTActgaaaatgataataattacataGAAGTGATTGAGCAgactttaaaacataaataccaATATCAAATAGTTCCGATCGCAGTAATTATAGCAGAATCTCATGAACCGATGCagctaaaatatattaatgagaagttaacattatttagaaataatggTACTATTTcagattataaatttttttccgTCGAACTTACAAATATAGCAAATTCGATTAATACTTGTACGAAAAGCGCTTTAAAATGGCTCGCAAAAAATTCTCCAAAAACACCCAGTCTTGAAATAGAtcatttaaaatcaatttgtCAGAGATATCTTGGTAATGAAATATGGTACAAACTAAAGTGTGAAAAGGATAAAAGAACAGAAACTGTTCTTAAAAGTTTACATAAACTCGTTGCTTGTTACAATGTAGCTGTAGATAAGTTAACACAAGTGATAACAGATGAAGACCTTTTCAACTATCCCTCTTTTCCATTAGAATTTGATCaatatttagataaaatgtCTCCATACCCAAAACCGTACGAATTTATTCCTAGTAATGTGAAACAATCAGACAATACTATTGccattattaatataatgcaAAAGCTTAAACTTCCAGATCCAAATAATGCTTTCCCCAAGAGTATATGTAACATGCAAGAGCAGATACGTAAATACTGCAATCAGATTGGTTGGTTTTCTGATCCCGAAGAGGTGGTTTGCAAAGTTGTTGCCATTTTACCCAGTGAACTAGTTGATACAAGTATACCAAGTGATCAATTTAGTCAGTACTTCCATAACTATGATCTCATAGATTTGTTAAATGTAATAGTGTATGCGAAAATTAATAGCTTAGACAATTTTGAGAACAGATTTGCGATGTACAAAAAACCTGTCCTAGATGAATATCGGAATATTCATTGGTTGTTTGAAATTGAAGTTTATTCAAAAGCAAAACACAAAGTTTTGGAATATGAAGATGAATTAGATTATTTCATAGAAGCTAAACGGCGAAGGTTAGATGAAGATTCGCAAGAATATTTAATGCTTGAAGAAAATGACACTTCAAATGTGGAACAAAGTATACAAATGGCAGATATTAATATATCTGCATTTGATACTTATAAAGATGCTGTATCTCAATTGGAAGATCAactaaatgaagaaaaaaagaaatccGATGAACTTGAGCAGTTACTCAGATCAGCACTTTCTAATGTGTAA